The Nocardioides sp. cx-173 genome segment TCGTCCAGTGGCCCACCGGCGCGGGGCCGGTGGGCAGGGGAGCGGTGCTCACGGGTCGCCCTGGTAGCGCTGCTCCAGCCACGGGTCGCCCCGGTCGTGGTAGCCGTTCTGCTCCCAGAAGCCCGGCCGGTCGTGGGTCATCAGCTCCAGCCGGTCGACCCACTTGGCGGACTTCCAGAAGTACAGGTGCGGCACGAGCAACCGCACCGGCCCGCCGTGCTCGGCGGCCAGCGGGCGACCGTCGTACTCCCAGACCAGCCACGCCCTGCCGCCGGTGACGTCGGCGAGCGGCAGGTTGGTGGTGTAGCCGGTCGAGGAGTGGGCCATGACGTAGCCCGCCTCCGGCGTCGGGCCCGTGATGTCCAGCAGGGTGTCGACACTGGCGCCGGTGAAGGTGGTGTCGAGC includes the following:
- a CDS encoding sulfite oxidase-like oxidoreductase, translating into MPVTRGFGGGNRRGRPERLPPGQYDTGRDWPVLTAEAQPVIAAADWTITVDGAVERPHTWSWREAHALPGSSYFGDIHCVTTWSMLDTTFTGASVDTLLDITGPTPEAGYVMAHSSTGYTTNLPLADVTGGRAWLVWEYDGRPLAAEHGGPVRLLVPHLYFWKSAKWVDRLELMTHDRPGFWEQNGYHDRGDPWLEQRYQGDP